In Blastopirellula sp. J2-11, a single genomic region encodes these proteins:
- a CDS encoding P-II family nitrogen regulator codes for MKKIEAVVRHHKLDEIKDALVSKGFGGMTAIEVQGFGRQKGQTETYRGAEYSIDFVPKIKIEIVATDEQFQEIVDTIIEKAQSGQIGDGKIFVSELTDVIRIRTAESGSAAI; via the coding sequence ATGAAGAAAATTGAAGCGGTTGTCCGTCATCACAAGCTGGATGAGATTAAAGATGCCTTGGTCAGCAAGGGATTTGGCGGGATGACCGCAATCGAAGTTCAGGGCTTTGGTCGCCAGAAGGGGCAGACCGAAACCTATCGAGGCGCCGAGTACTCGATCGATTTCGTCCCGAAGATCAAGATCGAAATCGTCGCTACCGACGAACAATTCCAAGAGATTGTCGACACCATCATCGAAAAAGCACAGTCGGGTCAGATCGGCGACGGCAAGATTTTTGTCAGTGAATTGACCGACGTGATCCGCATTCGGACCGCCGAATCTGGTTCAGCCGCGATTTAG
- a CDS encoding lysophospholipid acyltransferase family protein: MKYILNWTIAWLAAIVVLLLRWTCRVRLHNDPRPALRAAGVPYVYSVLHAHQVAAAMGGEAGTAAMVSQSLDGELIVPTLRLMGVTPIRGSNRTRGQTKGGREALAGLIEHVNSGKPAYLAVDGPRGPRNRVHKGVAALSKKTGAMVINMVAVPERRWILSKTWDRLQIPQPFCRVHGYFAEPVRPNEEESLEDYRRRIEASLNALEAEHDPAEAPTVVVEEAASDEIAA; encoded by the coding sequence GTGAAATACATTTTGAATTGGACCATCGCCTGGTTGGCGGCGATCGTCGTTTTGCTGTTGCGATGGACTTGTCGCGTTCGTTTGCATAACGACCCACGACCCGCTCTACGAGCCGCTGGCGTTCCGTACGTCTATTCGGTGCTGCATGCTCACCAGGTCGCGGCCGCAATGGGAGGCGAAGCAGGGACCGCTGCGATGGTTTCGCAGTCGCTAGACGGAGAACTGATCGTACCGACCTTGCGTTTGATGGGCGTCACGCCGATCCGTGGTTCGAATCGAACGCGTGGTCAAACCAAAGGGGGGCGCGAGGCGCTGGCCGGGTTGATCGAGCATGTCAACAGCGGAAAGCCGGCTTACCTGGCGGTGGATGGACCACGCGGACCCCGGAATCGCGTTCACAAAGGGGTCGCGGCCCTCTCGAAAAAGACAGGCGCCATGGTGATCAACATGGTCGCGGTGCCGGAGCGGCGCTGGATTTTGTCGAAGACCTGGGATCGTCTCCAGATTCCGCAGCCGTTCTGCCGCGTGCATGGCTACTTTGCAGAGCCGGTCCGTCCGAACGAAGAGGAGTCGCTGGAAGACTATCGTCGCCGCATCGAAGCTTCGCTGAACGCGCTGGAAGCGGAGCATGATCCGGCCGAAGCGCCGACGGTTGTGGTGGAAGAAGCGGCCAGCGATGAGATCGCGGCATAA
- a CDS encoding DUF1080 domain-containing protein has translation MKFNFTRLALASLISLATIGHAYAADDTPTYTNPKEAGVDYQIQGEYVGTLTMDGQDVPLGVQVIALGDGQFRGVGYPGGLPGDGWSRGMEMHSAEGKLEDGVVTMEGDHAKITITDGVITVFSTAGDKIGSLKKTVRKSPTLGAKPPKGATVLFDGTSADAFENGKIVQDDLLLADCYTKEKLGDHTLHIEFMTPFKPAARGQARGNSGVYMQGRYELQVLDSFGLEGENNECGGIYKISEPKVNMCFPPLTWQTYDIDFTAAKYNDAGEKTTNARATIKQNGVVIHDDLELPEHTPGREQEANSPAALYLQGHGNPVVYKNIWVIQK, from the coding sequence ATGAAATTCAACTTCACTCGCTTGGCGCTGGCCAGCCTGATCTCGCTGGCGACCATTGGCCATGCGTATGCCGCCGATGACACGCCGACCTATACCAATCCCAAAGAAGCTGGCGTCGACTACCAGATCCAAGGCGAATACGTCGGAACCTTGACGATGGATGGCCAGGATGTGCCGCTGGGCGTGCAAGTGATCGCGCTGGGCGACGGTCAGTTTCGCGGCGTCGGTTATCCCGGCGGACTCCCCGGCGACGGCTGGTCGCGCGGCATGGAAATGCACTCGGCCGAAGGAAAGCTGGAAGATGGCGTCGTCACCATGGAAGGGGATCACGCGAAGATCACCATCACCGACGGCGTGATCACGGTCTTCTCCACCGCCGGTGACAAGATCGGCTCGCTGAAGAAAACGGTTCGTAAGAGCCCGACGCTGGGCGCCAAGCCGCCGAAAGGGGCGACTGTGTTGTTTGACGGAACCAGCGCCGACGCTTTTGAAAACGGCAAGATCGTGCAAGACGATCTGCTGCTGGCCGATTGTTACACCAAAGAAAAGCTGGGCGATCATACGCTGCACATTGAATTCATGACCCCGTTCAAGCCCGCCGCTCGCGGTCAGGCCCGCGGCAACAGCGGCGTTTACATGCAAGGTCGCTACGAGCTGCAAGTGCTTGATTCGTTCGGCCTGGAAGGGGAAAACAACGAGTGCGGCGGCATCTACAAGATCTCAGAGCCGAAAGTCAACATGTGCTTTCCGCCGCTCACCTGGCAAACCTACGACATTGACTTCACCGCCGCCAAGTACAACGACGCTGGCGAGAAGACCACCAACGCTCGGGCGACAATCAAGCAGAACGGCGTCGTGATTCATGACGATCTCGAACTGCCGGAGCACACCCCGGGGCGCGAACAAGAAGCGAACAGTCCGGCGGCGTTGTATCTGCAAGGCCACGGCAACCCGGTCGTTTACAAAAATATCTGGGTCATCCAAAAGTAA
- a CDS encoding SufE family protein: MTDIPTLTAAELVEEFEFYDDPMDRFQYLIELGRQMPPLDDAYKVEAFRVQGCQSQVWLVPQASQDGGQLYFLGDSDAQIVKGLVALLAMLLSYKTSEEILAYDLESLFDQIGLAQTITPSRANGFYNMVQRIRDLAAAAQNNA, encoded by the coding sequence GTGACTGATATTCCGACACTTACGGCCGCTGAACTCGTCGAAGAATTTGAGTTTTATGACGATCCGATGGATCGTTTCCAATATCTGATCGAGCTCGGCAGGCAGATGCCGCCGCTTGACGACGCCTACAAAGTCGAAGCCTTCCGCGTGCAAGGCTGCCAGAGCCAAGTCTGGCTCGTACCACAGGCTAGCCAGGACGGCGGCCAACTCTATTTCCTCGGCGATAGTGACGCCCAGATCGTCAAAGGCCTGGTCGCTCTGTTGGCGATGCTCCTTTCCTATAAGACGTCCGAGGAGATTCTGGCGTACGATTTAGAATCCCTCTTCGATCAGATCGGCTTGGCCCAGACGATTACCCCCTCGCGGGCCAACGGCTTTTACAACATGGTGCAACGGATTCGGGACCTCGCGGCCGCGGCCCAAAACAACGCATAG
- a CDS encoding prolyl oligopeptidase family serine peptidase, translating into MMRYVWAVCFVLSFVSTSLAEDSIPAIQRILPPLGMEIDAKTKTELTTRLEQLQKKLKTVENNPLSIDAEIYLKAVSLALRNGEFYKPKDVEVARAALDSAEKRIAQIEAGAPAWTTADGLLVRGYRSTIDNSPQPYGLHIPADLDLSKPVPLYVWLHGRGDKETDLYFIHGRQRNKGYVAPDDAITLHPFGRQCIGFKSAGEIDILDAIEDVKQRYSIDPDRIVLMGFSMGGAGVWHVGAHYADHWVAMSPGAGFAETARYQKLKPENYPPSYTQKLWGCYDVPDYVRNLFNLPVIAYSGEIDKQIQAARVMEAAYAAEGRTLPHLIGPQTAHKYEPETLKVLLAKMKEFRDAGLNRTPTEVSLQTQTLRYPRVHWIEALRLDEHWRDSRIDAQVAWPDSVTLTTKNIAALALHLQKIPASFVVEIDGQKLSVETPPADDAPLSLLKQAGEWTFAAPAADAGKLAKLSGLQGPIDDVFLEPFMVVVPREKSSNARLQQWLEFEIAHFDDRWQALFRGKPRWKYDDQVTPADIAKYHIIAWGTPQTNRLIRESMEKLPLTWDAKQVTLAGRQFSADVHVPLLIYPNPQNPQKYLVLNSGPTFRETDDSSNSRQNPQLPDWAIIDITTPPNGLTPGKVVAADFFDEAWQVRPKTDSE; encoded by the coding sequence ATGATGCGCTACGTCTGGGCTGTTTGTTTCGTCTTGTCGTTTGTTTCCACTTCCTTAGCCGAGGATTCAATCCCCGCGATCCAACGGATCTTGCCGCCGCTGGGAATGGAAATTGACGCCAAAACAAAGACGGAACTAACGACCCGTTTAGAGCAACTGCAAAAGAAGCTGAAGACAGTCGAAAACAATCCGTTGTCGATTGACGCCGAGATCTATTTGAAAGCGGTTTCGCTCGCGCTGCGAAACGGGGAGTTCTACAAGCCGAAAGATGTGGAGGTCGCTCGTGCGGCGCTCGACTCCGCCGAAAAGCGGATCGCCCAAATCGAAGCAGGCGCGCCGGCGTGGACGACGGCTGATGGTTTGTTGGTGCGCGGTTATCGCAGCACGATCGACAATTCGCCGCAGCCGTATGGTTTGCATATTCCGGCAGATCTGGATCTGTCGAAACCCGTTCCGTTGTACGTTTGGCTGCATGGTCGCGGCGATAAAGAAACGGATCTCTACTTCATCCACGGTCGTCAGCGCAACAAAGGTTATGTCGCGCCGGATGACGCAATCACGCTGCATCCGTTTGGTCGGCAGTGCATTGGATTTAAGTCGGCCGGCGAGATCGATATCTTGGACGCGATCGAAGATGTCAAACAGCGCTATTCGATTGATCCCGATCGAATCGTCCTGATGGGCTTTTCGATGGGAGGAGCCGGCGTATGGCATGTGGGCGCTCACTACGCCGATCATTGGGTCGCGATGAGCCCTGGCGCTGGATTCGCCGAGACCGCTCGTTATCAAAAGCTGAAGCCAGAGAACTATCCGCCGAGCTACACGCAAAAACTGTGGGGATGCTACGACGTGCCTGACTACGTGCGCAATCTGTTCAATCTGCCGGTCATCGCCTATAGCGGCGAAATCGACAAGCAAATTCAAGCGGCGCGGGTGATGGAAGCAGCGTACGCCGCCGAAGGTCGGACGTTGCCCCATTTGATCGGTCCCCAAACGGCGCACAAATATGAACCGGAAACGCTGAAAGTGCTGCTCGCGAAGATGAAGGAGTTTCGCGACGCCGGTTTGAATCGGACGCCGACCGAAGTCTCGCTGCAGACCCAAACGCTGCGCTATCCGCGCGTTCATTGGATCGAAGCTTTGCGTTTGGACGAGCACTGGCGAGATTCGCGGATCGACGCCCAAGTCGCGTGGCCCGACTCGGTGACGCTCACCACCAAAAACATCGCCGCGTTGGCGCTGCACTTGCAAAAGATCCCGGCCAGCTTTGTTGTGGAGATCGATGGCCAAAAGCTGAGCGTAGAAACTCCTCCTGCGGACGATGCTCCGCTTTCGCTGCTGAAACAAGCTGGCGAGTGGACGTTCGCCGCTCCTGCTGCCGACGCCGGGAAATTGGCGAAACTGTCAGGCTTGCAAGGACCGATCGACGACGTTTTTCTGGAACCATTTATGGTGGTCGTGCCGCGCGAGAAGTCGAGCAACGCGCGACTGCAGCAATGGCTAGAGTTTGAAATCGCCCATTTTGACGATCGTTGGCAGGCGCTCTTCCGGGGTAAGCCGCGCTGGAAATATGATGATCAGGTGACGCCGGCCGACATCGCCAAGTATCACATCATCGCGTGGGGAACTCCGCAAACGAATCGCCTGATTCGTGAGTCGATGGAGAAGCTGCCGCTCACATGGGACGCGAAGCAAGTGACGCTTGCAGGGCGTCAATTTTCGGCCGATGTCCATGTGCCGCTGCTGATTTATCCCAACCCCCAAAATCCGCAGAAGTATCTGGTGCTGAATAGCGGTCCCACTTTCCGTGAGACGGATGATAGCAGCAATTCTCGGCAGAACCCGCAATTGCCTGATTGGGCGATTATCGATATCACGACTCCCCCCAATGGATTGACGCCTGGCAAAGTGGTGGCTGCGGACTTCTTTGATGAAGCCTGGCAGGTGCGCCCGAAGACAGACTCCGAATAA
- a CDS encoding tetratricopeptide repeat protein, translating to MAQATGAPIEENLSPQNGGIPSPFPPRFVPQGPALIPLPPLDQESPAAPAPNRELDRIESLAVAALQREDWKAAEKYLNQILAQNPTHRDALKVLANMLRSRERPADAVKLLQQYHAHFSDDAEITMIYGRALLENQETDAAIRSLLAAERIDPKLDDVRFFLGAAYLQAELPMKAWSAVQQGENSSAEASQYQLLTEATALAQLGQLRQADTIFFEVFSNPQSQAVAEMAENYRHEIKEAMLETPRFFGAVKLMQRYDDNAGVIPTSNLFNAPPMTVPSFGGLLSADLNYYLLHTYQTNVVAGYAPLATHYYRDLASQFDLIGHSGYLSMTNIGLTPWRDRPYVAAIRTEFDRLDINTSPYLQRWGGSVALSIKENDIVTNSAVLQLSNFDFLGLGPGIEGSPSDADSFSCQAAFSRQWQTWRRNLKCRIGYAYNRNESQGSDFDYNGHIASCGLSYDFEDESYAAVDLQYFYRHYDHVQTISGITREDSEILLGASYVRPLWREFDLLLTYAYDLNDSDLVSNTYDRNVIEIGIQWNFGQNDPNEPSQRRWLR from the coding sequence ATGGCGCAGGCGACGGGTGCGCCGATCGAAGAGAATCTATCGCCGCAAAACGGCGGTATCCCTTCACCGTTTCCACCCCGTTTTGTTCCGCAGGGGCCGGCGTTGATCCCGCTTCCGCCGCTTGATCAGGAATCGCCTGCTGCCCCGGCGCCAAATCGAGAGTTGGATCGCATCGAATCGTTGGCGGTCGCCGCGCTGCAACGAGAAGATTGGAAAGCAGCGGAGAAATATTTGAACCAAATTCTCGCACAAAATCCGACCCATCGGGATGCTTTGAAAGTATTGGCCAACATGCTGCGGAGCCGGGAACGTCCGGCCGATGCAGTAAAACTTCTCCAACAATACCATGCTCATTTTTCTGATGACGCCGAGATCACCATGATCTACGGACGAGCCCTGTTGGAAAATCAGGAAACGGATGCGGCCATCCGTTCTTTACTAGCCGCCGAACGCATTGATCCAAAGTTGGATGACGTTCGATTTTTCTTGGGCGCCGCTTATTTGCAGGCCGAACTGCCGATGAAAGCCTGGTCTGCGGTACAACAGGGCGAAAACTCCAGTGCGGAAGCTTCGCAATATCAGTTGTTGACCGAGGCGACAGCGCTCGCTCAATTGGGACAATTGCGACAAGCGGACACGATTTTCTTCGAGGTATTTTCAAATCCTCAATCTCAAGCGGTTGCGGAAATGGCCGAAAATTATCGCCATGAAATAAAGGAAGCGATGCTGGAAACGCCGCGATTTTTTGGCGCGGTTAAATTAATGCAGCGCTATGACGACAACGCAGGCGTAATTCCAACTTCCAACCTGTTCAACGCACCGCCGATGACGGTTCCATCCTTTGGCGGACTATTATCCGCAGACCTTAACTACTATCTGCTTCACACCTACCAGACCAATGTTGTCGCAGGATATGCGCCCTTGGCGACGCACTACTATCGCGACTTGGCTTCGCAGTTTGACTTGATCGGTCACTCTGGTTATCTATCGATGACGAACATTGGTTTAACGCCCTGGCGCGACCGCCCCTATGTGGCGGCCATTCGCACCGAGTTCGATCGGCTCGACATCAATACGTCTCCTTATCTGCAGCGTTGGGGCGGCAGCGTCGCACTTTCGATCAAAGAAAATGACATCGTCACCAACAGCGCCGTCCTCCAACTCTCTAATTTTGACTTTTTGGGCCTTGGTCCGGGAATCGAAGGATCGCCCAGCGACGCGGATTCCTTCAGTTGCCAAGCGGCCTTCTCGCGACAATGGCAAACCTGGCGTCGCAACTTGAAGTGTCGAATTGGCTACGCCTACAATCGCAACGAATCGCAAGGCAGCGACTTTGACTACAACGGCCATATCGCGTCGTGCGGATTATCTTATGATTTCGAGGATGAGTCGTACGCCGCTGTCGACCTGCAATATTTCTATCGTCACTACGACCATGTGCAGACAATATCCGGCATCACGCGAGAAGACTCGGAAATATTGCTAGGCGCCAGCTATGTGCGTCCCCTGTGGCGAGAATTCGACTTACTGCTCACCTACGCATACGATCTCAATGACTCGGATCTGGTCAGCAATACTTATGACCGCAACGTCATCGAGATCGGCATACAATGGAACTTCGGTCAAAACGATCCCAATGAACCGTCGCAGCGGCGTTGGCTTCGGTAA
- a CDS encoding GlsB/YeaQ/YmgE family stress response membrane protein has product MDGDFTAQIQHWCEIVLMWVGFGTVTGLLAKAIMPGRDPGGPIATLAMGVGGSIIGCAVLAYFYDGERVSPISPLGFAVAVAGAFVILTFYRLLAGRMIDEGGASHRVRGPSFFRSRRRRYVDQETE; this is encoded by the coding sequence ATGGATGGCGATTTTACGGCCCAGATTCAGCATTGGTGCGAAATTGTATTGATGTGGGTCGGATTTGGAACGGTAACGGGGCTACTCGCCAAAGCAATCATGCCCGGGCGCGACCCAGGCGGCCCTATCGCTACTCTGGCGATGGGTGTTGGCGGCTCCATCATCGGCTGCGCCGTTTTGGCCTATTTCTATGACGGAGAGCGGGTTTCGCCGATTAGCCCGCTCGGTTTTGCGGTCGCCGTGGCTGGCGCCTTCGTCATATTGACGTTTTACCGCTTGCTGGCGGGACGCATGATCGACGAAGGAGGCGCCTCTCACCGAGTACGGGGCCCAAGCTTCTTTCGTTCGCGCCGCCGACGATACGTCGATCAAGAGACCGAATAG